GGCCCTGCCGGCGGCCATCGTGCTGTTCATCGTGGAAATGCTGCTGCACTTTTCGGTGGGGTTGTACATGCTCGACCCCCATACCTCCATCATAAAACGCCTTAAGCTGCCCATTGTCTTTGCCAGTATTGCCGGGCTGTCGGTCAATCTCGGCGGCGTGCATTTGCCAGAGTGGCTGCTGGAAACCCTGAACATGCTCGGTGGTGTGTGCATTCCGCTGATGCTCTTTGCCCTCGGTGTGCGCATGCTGGATATCGATTTCAGCGACTGGAAAATGGGCATGCTGGGGGCCATTGCCTGCCCTGCCAGCGGCCTGCTACTGGCCTGGCCAATGATTGCGATTCTCGATCTTCCCGGGTTGCAGGTGGCAGCGCTCTGGGTATTCGCAGCCTTGCCTCCGGCGGTGCTCAATTACATGGTGGCGGAACAGTATCGTCAGGAGCCACA
This genomic stretch from Marinobacter salsuginis harbors:
- a CDS encoding AEC family transporter translates to MIGQILSTMLPVFLIAGCGALYGRYRTPDIQGLNVLNMELFVPMLVFAVLADQQAPLQEYARLALAATVVVLGSGIVLYPLAKVLKLNLKTFLPPMMFNNSGNMGIPLLVLAFGDEALPAAIVLFIVEMLLHFSVGLYMLDPHTSIIKRLKLPIVFASIAGLSVNLGGVHLPEWLLETLNMLGGVCIPLMLFALGVRMLDIDFSDWKMGMLGAIACPASGLLLAWPMIAILDLPGLQVAALWVFAALPPAVLNYMVAEQYRQEPHTVASLVLLSNLGSLVVMPVVLGLVFAAGYV